Proteins encoded in a region of the Streptomyces sp. NBC_00310 genome:
- a CDS encoding class E sortase, with protein sequence MAVTTDGTEEKTDAPETAPRRRGMSRIAMAVSVFGELLITAGLVLGLFVVYSLWWTNVLADREADKEANKVRDTWASDDSPGALDTKDGIGFLHVPAMKSGEVLVKKGTSPKILNGGVAGYYTNPVKATLPASDKDGNFTLAAHRDGHGAKFHNIDKLEKGDSIVFETRDNWYVYKVYDTLAETSKYNVKVLSNIPKESGKKKAGKYITLTTCTPVYTSRYRYIVWGELERVERVNAERTLPKELR encoded by the coding sequence GTGGCAGTGACCACCGACGGCACCGAAGAGAAGACGGACGCGCCCGAGACCGCGCCGCGGCGCCGCGGCATGAGCCGGATCGCCATGGCGGTCAGTGTCTTCGGTGAACTCCTCATCACGGCGGGCCTGGTGCTCGGTCTCTTCGTCGTCTACTCGCTGTGGTGGACGAACGTGCTCGCCGACCGCGAGGCGGACAAGGAAGCGAACAAGGTCCGCGACACCTGGGCGTCGGACGACAGCCCGGGCGCCCTGGACACCAAGGACGGCATCGGCTTCCTGCACGTCCCCGCCATGAAGAGCGGCGAGGTCCTGGTGAAGAAGGGCACCTCGCCCAAGATCCTCAACGGTGGCGTCGCCGGCTACTACACCAACCCGGTCAAGGCGACCCTCCCCGCCTCCGACAAGGACGGCAACTTCACCCTGGCCGCCCACCGCGACGGCCACGGCGCGAAGTTCCACAACATCGACAAGCTCGAGAAGGGCGACTCGATCGTCTTCGAGACCCGTGACAACTGGTACGTCTACAAGGTCTACGACACCCTCGCCGAGACCTCGAAGTACAACGTCAAGGTCCTCTCGAACATCCCCAAGGAGTCCGGCAAGAAGAAGGCCGGCAAATACATCACCCTCACCACCTGCACGCCCGTCTACACGTCCCGGTACCGGTACATCGTGTGGGGCGAGCTGGAGCGCGTGGAGCGGGTGAACGCGGAGCGCACGCTGCCGAAGGAGCTGCGCTAG
- the pknB gene encoding Stk1 family PASTA domain-containing Ser/Thr kinase produces MEEPRRLGGRYELGQVLGRGGMAEVYLAMDTRLGRTVAVKTLRADLARDPTFQARFRREAQSAASLNHPAIVAVYDTGEDYIDGVSIPYIVMEYVEGSTLRELLHSGRKLLPERAMEMTIGILQGLEYAHRNQIVHRDIKPANVMLTRNGQVKVMDFGIARAMGDSGMTMTQTSAVIGTAQYLSPEQAKGEQVDARSDLYSTGCLLYELLTVRPPFVGDSPVAVAYQHVREEPQPPSVFDPEITPEMDAIVLRALVKDPDYRYQSADEMRADIEACLDGQPVAATAAMGSVGYGGYPDDQPTTALRADAGATTMLPPVGPDDGYGYDDRQGRRRQQKKNNTSTILLVVAGVLVLVGAVLIGRWMFAGNGTGNDTLKAPNFVGQSEAEARQAAGNVDLKVTTSKAECEDQKTGNVCEQTPEADTEVKKGDTIALVISTGAPKVTVPDVQGIKFDEAEAELKDKGFEVERKTEESDRTAGIVIDQDPASGKIEKGSTITLTVAKAPDKETVPDVSRQSCDAAKAQMEANNLVGTCTEVETDDNSLVGKVIATNPAAGSELNKGDTVTIQIGKAAEKEEQKAKVPNVVGRTVGEAKQILQASGFTNIQFANGSDQSDTALVTDQDPDGGNDADPAQTTITLASVGFGNNGNNNNGGGDGGGFFG; encoded by the coding sequence ATGGAAGAGCCGCGTCGCCTCGGCGGCCGGTACGAGCTGGGCCAGGTGCTCGGCCGTGGTGGCATGGCGGAGGTCTACCTCGCGATGGACACCCGCCTCGGCCGCACCGTGGCGGTCAAGACGCTGCGAGCGGACCTCGCGCGCGACCCCACCTTCCAGGCCAGGTTCCGCCGGGAGGCCCAGTCGGCCGCCTCACTCAACCACCCCGCGATCGTGGCGGTCTACGACACGGGCGAGGACTACATCGACGGGGTCTCGATCCCGTACATCGTCATGGAGTACGTCGAGGGTTCCACCCTCCGTGAGCTTCTCCACAGCGGCCGCAAGCTGCTGCCGGAGCGGGCCATGGAGATGACCATCGGCATCCTCCAGGGACTGGAGTACGCCCACCGCAACCAGATCGTCCACCGCGACATCAAGCCGGCCAACGTCATGCTGACGCGCAACGGCCAGGTCAAGGTCATGGACTTCGGCATCGCCCGCGCCATGGGCGACTCCGGTATGACCATGACGCAGACGTCCGCGGTCATCGGCACCGCCCAGTACCTCTCTCCGGAGCAGGCCAAGGGTGAGCAGGTGGACGCCCGTTCCGACCTGTACTCGACGGGCTGTCTGCTCTACGAGCTGCTGACCGTGCGCCCGCCGTTCGTCGGTGACTCCCCCGTGGCGGTCGCCTACCAGCACGTGCGGGAGGAGCCGCAGCCCCCGAGCGTCTTCGACCCGGAGATCACGCCGGAGATGGACGCCATCGTCCTGCGTGCGCTGGTCAAGGACCCGGACTACCGTTACCAGTCCGCCGACGAGATGCGCGCCGACATCGAGGCCTGCCTCGACGGCCAGCCCGTCGCGGCCACGGCGGCCATGGGCTCGGTCGGCTACGGCGGCTACCCCGACGACCAGCCGACCACCGCCCTGCGCGCCGATGCCGGTGCCACGACGATGCTGCCACCGGTCGGCCCGGACGACGGCTACGGCTATGACGACCGCCAGGGCCGCCGCCGCCAGCAGAAGAAGAACAACACCTCGACGATCCTGTTGGTCGTCGCGGGTGTACTGGTGCTGGTCGGCGCGGTCCTCATCGGCCGATGGATGTTCGCGGGCAACGGCACCGGCAACGACACCCTCAAGGCGCCGAACTTCGTGGGCCAGAGCGAGGCCGAGGCCAGACAGGCGGCCGGGAACGTCGACCTCAAGGTGACGACCAGCAAGGCCGAGTGCGAGGACCAGAAGACCGGAAACGTCTGCGAGCAGACCCCGGAGGCCGACACCGAAGTCAAGAAGGGCGACACCATCGCCCTGGTGATCTCGACGGGTGCGCCGAAGGTCACGGTTCCCGATGTCCAGGGCATCAAGTTCGACGAGGCCGAGGCTGAGCTCAAGGACAAGGGCTTCGAGGTCGAGAGGAAGACCGAGGAGTCCGACCGCACGGCTGGCATCGTGATCGACCAGGACCCGGCGAGCGGCAAGATTGAAAAGGGCTCCACGATCACGCTGACGGTCGCCAAGGCGCCGGACAAGGAAACCGTCCCGGACGTCTCCCGGCAGAGCTGTGACGCCGCCAAGGCTCAGATGGAGGCCAACAACCTCGTCGGCACCTGCACCGAGGTCGAGACCGACGACAACAGCCTCGTCGGCAAGGTCATCGCGACCAACCCCGCGGCGGGCTCCGAGCTCAACAAGGGCGACACGGTCACCATCCAGATCGGCAAGGCCGCCGAGAAGGAGGAGCAGAAGGCCAAGGTCCCGAACGTCGTCGGACGGACCGTGGGCGAGGCCAAGCAGATCCTGCAGGCCTCCGGCTTCACCAACATCCAGTTCGCCAACGGCAGCGACCAGAGCGACACCGCGCTCGTCACCGACCAGGACCCGGACGGCGGCAACGACGCCGACCCGGCCCAGACGACGATCACCCTCGCCTCGGTCGGCTTCGGCAACAACGGCAATAACAACAACGGCGGCGGTGACGGCGGCGGCTTCTTCGGATAG
- a CDS encoding peptidoglycan D,D-transpeptidase FtsI family protein, protein MNKPLRRIAIFCGLLVLALLVRNNWLQYVKADSLATDKENRRVSIERYATPRGDIIVDGKAITGSVASEGADYKYKRTWKNGEMWAPVTGYSSQIVGATQLENLEDGILTGNDDRLFFRNTLDMITGKKKEGGSVVTTLNAAAQKAAFEGLGDKKGAVAALDPKTGAILALASTPSYDPSTFAGISNKDSETFGKLEKDSDKPMLNRALRETYPPGSTFKVVTAAAALENDIVSGIDDKTATPDPYQLPGTKTDLTNEHGVCKNATLRYALMVSCNTVFAKMSDNVGNEKMREQAAKFGFNEDKLDVPVRAAESVYPEDNEPQNAMDGIGQASNRATPLQMAMVASAVANDGELMKPYMVDQLRASNLDVIETHDPETLSQAVSPETAQKLQDMMETVVSDPQGTGGKAKIDNVTVGGKTGTAQHGVNNKEKPYAWFISYAKLSDGSSPVAVAVVVEDGAANRGDISGGGLAGPIAKNVMEAVINSKK, encoded by the coding sequence ATGAACAAGCCTCTGCGCCGCATCGCGATCTTCTGCGGGCTCCTGGTCCTCGCCCTGCTCGTCCGCAACAACTGGCTCCAGTACGTCAAAGCGGATTCCCTTGCCACCGACAAGGAGAACCGGCGCGTCTCCATCGAGCGTTACGCCACGCCTCGCGGGGACATCATCGTCGACGGCAAAGCCATCACCGGGTCCGTCGCGTCCGAAGGCGCCGACTACAAGTACAAGCGCACCTGGAAGAACGGCGAGATGTGGGCGCCGGTCACCGGCTACTCCTCCCAGATCGTCGGCGCGACCCAGCTGGAGAACCTCGAGGACGGCATCCTCACCGGCAACGACGACCGGCTCTTCTTCCGGAACACGCTGGACATGATCACCGGCAAGAAGAAGGAGGGCGGCAGCGTCGTCACCACCCTCAACGCCGCCGCGCAGAAGGCGGCCTTCGAGGGCCTCGGCGACAAGAAGGGCGCCGTCGCCGCGCTCGATCCCAAGACCGGCGCGATCCTCGCCCTGGCCTCCACGCCGTCGTACGACCCGTCGACCTTCGCCGGGATCAGCAACAAGGACAGCGAGACCTTCGGCAAACTGGAGAAGGACTCCGACAAGCCGATGCTGAACCGCGCGCTGCGCGAGACCTACCCGCCGGGCTCCACGTTCAAGGTGGTCACGGCCGCCGCGGCGCTGGAGAACGACATCGTCTCGGGCATCGACGACAAGACGGCCACGCCCGACCCGTACCAGCTGCCCGGCACGAAAACCGACCTCACCAACGAGCACGGCGTGTGCAAGAACGCCACCCTGCGCTACGCGCTGATGGTCTCCTGCAACACCGTCTTCGCGAAGATGTCGGACAACGTCGGCAACGAGAAGATGCGTGAGCAGGCCGCGAAGTTCGGCTTCAACGAGGACAAGCTGGACGTCCCCGTACGCGCCGCCGAGAGCGTCTACCCCGAGGACAACGAGCCGCAGAACGCCATGGACGGCATCGGCCAGGCCTCCAACCGCGCCACGCCGCTGCAGATGGCCATGGTCGCCTCGGCCGTCGCCAACGACGGCGAGCTGATGAAGCCGTACATGGTCGACCAGCTGCGCGCCTCCAACCTCGACGTCATCGAGACGCACGACCCCGAGACGCTGTCCCAGGCGGTCTCGCCGGAGACCGCCCAGAAGCTGCAGGACATGATGGAGACCGTCGTCAGCGACCCGCAGGGCACGGGTGGCAAGGCGAAGATCGACAACGTCACCGTCGGCGGCAAGACCGGTACCGCGCAGCACGGCGTGAACAACAAGGAGAAGCCGTACGCCTGGTTCATCTCGTACGCCAAGCTCAGCGACGGCAGCTCGCCGGTCGCCGTGGCCGTGGTCGTGGAGGACGGTGCGGCCAACCGCGGTGACATCTCCGGTGGCGGTCTCGCCGGCCCGATCGCGAAGAACGTGATGGAGGCAGTGATCAACAGCAAGAAGTGA
- a CDS encoding FtsW/RodA/SpoVE family cell cycle protein, producing the protein MSSTTNPSTQHTSTIGAIGTPSRRNTELALLAFAVVIPVFAYVNVGLALNDEVPTGLAAYGVGLGVLAGIGHLVVRKFAPYADPLLLPLATLLNGLGLVAIWRLDQSELLQGLGVAGGKATNQLIYTAMGIALLIAVLIFLKDHRTLQRYTYISMAGALVLLLLPLVPGLGAELTYGAKIWIQVGSFTIQPGEFAKIVLAIFFAGYLMVKRDALALASRRFMGLYLPRGRDLGPIIVVWAMSILILVFETDLGTSLLFFGMFVIMLYVATERTSWIVFGLLMSAAGAVGVASFEPHVQTRVQAWLDPYREYKLSRAGTTDGIVHSEQAMQALWAFGSGGTLGTGWGQGHSELIRFAANSDFILATFGEELGLTGVMAILLIYGLIVERGIRTALAARDPFGKLLAVGLSGAFALQVFVVAGGVMGLIPLTGMTMPFLAYGGSSVIANWALIGVLIRISDTARRPAPAPAPNPDAEMTQVVRPS; encoded by the coding sequence ATGAGCAGTACTACCAACCCATCGACGCAGCACACGTCCACGATCGGCGCGATCGGCACCCCGAGCCGACGCAACACCGAGCTGGCCCTGCTGGCGTTCGCGGTCGTCATCCCGGTGTTCGCCTACGTCAACGTGGGTCTCGCCCTGAACGACGAGGTCCCGACCGGCCTGGCCGCGTACGGCGTCGGCCTCGGCGTGCTGGCCGGCATCGGCCACCTCGTCGTACGCAAGTTCGCGCCGTACGCGGACCCGCTGCTGCTGCCGCTGGCCACGCTGTTGAACGGCCTGGGGCTGGTGGCCATCTGGCGGCTGGACCAGTCGGAGCTCCTGCAAGGCCTCGGCGTGGCCGGTGGAAAGGCGACGAACCAGCTGATCTACACGGCGATGGGCATCGCTCTCCTCATCGCCGTGCTGATCTTCCTCAAGGACCACCGCACCCTCCAGCGCTACACCTACATCTCCATGGCCGGTGCGCTGGTCCTACTGTTGCTCCCCCTGGTCCCGGGCCTCGGCGCCGAGCTCACCTACGGCGCCAAGATCTGGATCCAGGTCGGCAGCTTCACCATCCAGCCCGGCGAGTTCGCCAAGATCGTGCTGGCGATCTTCTTCGCCGGCTACCTGATGGTGAAGCGCGACGCGCTCGCGCTGGCCAGCCGCCGATTCATGGGCCTCTACCTCCCGCGCGGCCGCGACCTCGGTCCCATCATCGTCGTCTGGGCGATGTCGATCCTCATCCTGGTCTTCGAGACCGACCTCGGTACCTCGCTGCTGTTCTTCGGCATGTTCGTGATCATGCTGTACGTCGCGACCGAGCGGACGAGCTGGATCGTCTTCGGTCTGCTGATGTCCGCGGCCGGCGCCGTCGGCGTGGCCAGCTTCGAACCGCACGTCCAGACCCGTGTGCAGGCCTGGCTCGACCCGTACCGCGAGTACAAGCTCAGCCGCGCGGGGACCACCGACGGCATCGTCCACTCCGAGCAGGCCATGCAGGCCCTGTGGGCGTTCGGCTCCGGCGGCACCCTCGGCACCGGCTGGGGCCAGGGCCACTCGGAGCTCATCCGCTTCGCCGCGAACTCCGACTTCATCCTCGCCACCTTCGGTGAGGAGCTGGGTCTGACCGGGGTGATGGCGATCCTGCTGATCTACGGCCTGATCGTGGAGCGCGGCATCCGAACGGCCCTCGCCGCCCGCGACCCGTTCGGCAAGCTGCTCGCAGTCGGCCTGTCCGGCGCGTTCGCCCTCCAGGTCTTCGTCGTCGCCGGCGGTGTGATGGGCCTCATTCCCCTGACCGGTATGACGATGCCGTTCCTGGCATACGGCGGTTCCTCGGTCATCGCCAACTGGGCACTCATCGGCGTCCTGATCAGAATCAGCGACACCGCGCGCAGGCCCGCCCCCGCCCCCGCACCCAACCCCGACGCCGAGATGACCCAGGTGGTCCGCCCGTCATGA
- a CDS encoding Stp1/IreP family PP2C-type Ser/Thr phosphatase, with protein MSLSLRFAAGSHKGMIREGNEDSGYAGPRLLAIADGMGGQAAGEVASSEVISTLVTLDDDIPGSDILTSLGTAVQRANDQLRAMVEEDPQLEGMGTTLTALLWTGQRLGLVHVGDSRAYLLRDGVLTQITQDHTWVQRLVDEGRITEEEATTHPQRSLLMRALGSGEHVEPDLSIREVRAGDRYLICSDGLSGVVSHQTMEDTLASYQGPQETVQELIQLALRGGGPDNITVIIADVLDLDTGDTLAGQLSDTPVVVGAVAENQLHLQDNGIMQTPAGRASGLGRHGHGQGGGEFGPPGSGDTTGYVPAAGSFGDYSDDDFVKPRKKRRWLKRSFFGILALAVVGGGLYSGYRWTQTQYYVGSNDDHVALYRGISQDLAWISLSKVEKDHPEIELKYLPPYQQKLVEATIAEGGLSDAEKKITELSTQASACKKNAERREAADNNAKTGEGEAGGVTGTTKTSLTSKATPSPTSKPSTSPTPTQTAPTPSTGPSLSEEEQELVSRCGEQ; from the coding sequence ATGAGTCTGTCACTGCGCTTCGCCGCCGGATCGCACAAAGGCATGATCCGCGAGGGCAACGAGGACTCGGGCTACGCCGGTCCCCGCCTGCTCGCGATCGCCGACGGCATGGGCGGCCAGGCGGCCGGCGAGGTCGCCTCCTCCGAGGTGATCTCCACCCTCGTCACGCTCGACGACGACATCCCCGGCTCCGACATCCTCACCTCCCTCGGCACCGCCGTGCAGCGCGCCAACGACCAGCTGCGCGCGATGGTCGAGGAGGACCCCCAGCTGGAGGGCATGGGCACCACGCTCACCGCCCTGCTGTGGACCGGCCAACGACTCGGCCTGGTGCATGTCGGCGACTCCCGCGCGTACCTCCTCAGGGACGGCGTCCTCACCCAGATCACCCAGGACCACACCTGGGTCCAGCGTCTGGTCGACGAGGGCCGCATCACCGAGGAGGAGGCCACCACACACCCGCAGCGCTCCCTGCTGATGCGCGCGCTGGGCAGCGGCGAGCACGTCGAGCCCGACCTCTCCATCCGCGAGGTCCGCGCCGGCGACCGGTACCTGATCTGCTCCGACGGTCTGTCCGGCGTCGTGTCCCACCAGACGATGGAAGACACCCTCGCCAGCTACCAGGGCCCGCAGGAGACCGTGCAGGAGCTGATCCAGCTCGCGCTGCGCGGCGGTGGCCCGGACAACATCACGGTCATCATCGCCGACGTCCTCGACCTCGACACCGGAGACACCCTCGCCGGGCAGCTCTCCGACACCCCGGTCGTGGTCGGCGCGGTCGCCGAGAACCAGCTCCACCTGCAGGACAACGGCATCATGCAGACCCCGGCCGGCCGCGCCTCCGGTCTCGGCCGCCATGGGCACGGCCAGGGCGGCGGCGAGTTCGGCCCGCCCGGCTCCGGCGACACCACCGGGTACGTGCCGGCGGCGGGCAGCTTCGGCGACTACTCCGACGACGACTTCGTCAAGCCGCGCAAGAAGCGCAGGTGGTTGAAGAGATCCTTCTTCGGCATCCTCGCCCTCGCCGTGGTCGGCGGGGGCCTGTACAGCGGTTACCGCTGGACGCAGACGCAGTACTACGTCGGCTCCAACGACGATCATGTGGCCCTGTACCGCGGCATCAGTCAGGACCTGGCCTGGATCTCGCTCTCGAAGGTCGAGAAGGACCACCCCGAGATCGAACTCAAGTACCTGCCGCCCTACCAGCAGAAACTGGTCGAGGCCACGATCGCCGAGGGCGGTCTGAGCGACGCCGAGAAGAAGATCACGGAGCTGTCCACCCAGGCGTCGGCGTGCAAGAAGAACGCCGAGCGCCGCGAGGCGGCGGACAACAACGCCAAGACCGGCGAGGGCGAGGCCGGCGGAGTCACGGGAACCACGAAGACCTCCCTCACGTCCAAGGCCACACCGTCCCCGACGTCGAAGCCCTCGACGTCCCCGACCCCGACCCAGACCGCACCCACACCGTCGACCGGCCCCAGCCTCTCGGAGGAGGAGCAGGAACTGGTCTCACGGTGCGGTGAGCAGTAG
- a CDS encoding FHA domain-containing protein FhaB/FipA, which yields MSELTLTVMRLGFLAVLWLFVIVAVQVIRSDLFGTRVTQRGSRREAARPQQAARQAAPPQQRGQQPAPATGGGGRRGRNAPTKLVVSEGTLTGTTVALQGQTITLGRAHDSTIVLDDDYASSRHARIYPDRDGQWIVEDLGSTNGTYLDRNRLTTPTPIPLGAPIRIGKTVIELRK from the coding sequence ATGTCAGAGCTGACCCTCACGGTCATGCGGCTGGGTTTCCTAGCCGTACTGTGGCTGTTCGTGATCGTGGCCGTGCAGGTCATCCGCAGCGACCTGTTCGGTACGCGCGTCACCCAGCGGGGGTCGCGCCGGGAGGCCGCGCGGCCACAGCAGGCCGCCCGTCAGGCCGCGCCCCCACAGCAGCGCGGCCAGCAGCCCGCGCCCGCCACCGGAGGCGGCGGCCGCCGCGGGCGCAACGCCCCGACCAAGCTCGTCGTCAGCGAGGGCACGCTGACGGGTACGACCGTGGCGCTACAGGGCCAGACCATCACCCTGGGCCGCGCACACGACTCCACGATCGTGCTGGACGACGACTACGCCTCCAGCCGACACGCCCGGATCTACCCGGACCGCGACGGCCAGTGGATCGTCGAGGACCTGGGGTCCACCAACGGCACGTATCTCGACCGGAACCGACTGACGACTCCCACGCCGATCCCGCTGGGCGCGCCGATCCGCATCGGCAAGACCGTCATCGAGCTGCGGAAGTAG
- a CDS encoding DUF3662 and FHA domain-containing protein — MGVLKKFEQRLEGLVNGTFAKVFKSEVQPVEIAGALQRECDNNATIWNRDRTVVPNDFIVELSTPDFERLSPYSGQLGDELAGMVRDYAKQQRYTFMGPIKVHLEKADDLDTGLYRVRSRTLASSTNQQAPSGAPASPAAGRPGGYGYPPTPAPAGAPPMPAAPPPGGGRPGAAQLGQRPPAAPAAGGRMRYWIEINGTRHQISRPTLVLGRSTEADVRIDDPGVSRRHCEIRTGTPSTIQDLGSTNGIVVDGQHTTRATLRDGSRIVVGSSTIIYRQAEG; from the coding sequence ATGGGAGTCCTGAAGAAGTTCGAGCAACGTCTCGAAGGTCTGGTCAACGGCACCTTCGCCAAGGTGTTCAAGTCCGAGGTCCAGCCCGTGGAGATCGCGGGAGCACTCCAGCGGGAGTGCGACAACAACGCGACCATCTGGAACCGCGACCGGACTGTCGTCCCCAACGACTTCATCGTGGAGCTGAGCACGCCCGACTTCGAGCGCCTCAGCCCCTACTCCGGCCAGCTCGGCGACGAGCTCGCCGGAATGGTGCGCGACTACGCCAAGCAGCAGCGCTACACCTTCATGGGCCCGATCAAGGTCCATCTGGAGAAGGCCGACGACCTCGACACCGGTCTCTACCGCGTGCGCAGCCGTACGCTCGCCTCCTCCACCAACCAGCAGGCCCCCTCGGGTGCCCCGGCGAGCCCCGCGGCGGGCCGCCCCGGTGGCTACGGCTACCCGCCCACACCGGCGCCCGCGGGTGCCCCACCCATGCCGGCCGCCCCGCCGCCCGGCGGTGGCCGTCCCGGCGCCGCCCAGCTCGGCCAGCGGCCGCCCGCCGCTCCCGCGGCCGGTGGGCGCATGCGCTACTGGATCGAGATCAACGGCACCCGCCATCAGATCTCCCGCCCGACGCTGGTGCTGGGGCGCAGCACCGAAGCAGACGTGCGGATCGACGACCCCGGCGTCTCCCGCCGGCACTGCGAGATCCGGACCGGAACGCCCTCGACGATCCAGGATCTCGGATCCACCAACGGCATCGTGGTGGACGGGCAGCACACCACCCGCGCTACGCTCCGCGACGGCTCGCGGATCGTCGTGGGCAGCAGCACCATCATTTACCGGCAAGCCGAAGGGTGA